From a single Hymenobacter sp. YIM 151500-1 genomic region:
- a CDS encoding S8 family serine peptidase: MRLQVQKLLRLAAGLGAASLLPVLGAAGQAPPAAAPARYWVVFRDKAGQQLAPASYFSTPAQARRQRQHLPAADSTDFPVRPDYVAQVRAAADTVTLVSRWFNAVACRATPAQAAALRQLPGVRQVQPWPAAPLPVAAHPAPASAARPLTAADRQLARRQTSSLGAAELGRAGLRGRGLRIAVFDVGFLGTDRHPAFAHLYRRGAVVATYDFLRHSPQVYLGGSHGTKVLSCLAGRLPGPDSTALGLAPDAEFLLARTEHLHREQYAEEEAWLAAAEWADRQGADIINSSLGYTDRRYFPEQMDGRTSLVARAAELAVRKGMLVVNAAGNAGDDPRWRIIGTPADGDSVLAVGGLDPATYLHIDFSSYGPAPGKRLKPNVAAFGEVVAAASNGGYERIQGTSFASPLVAGFAACVWQQQRGLTVMQLFERLQQSATLYPYFDYAHGYGLPQARFFTQPPAAPALPTFDITPQDSVLAVVIRPEAARTQPAVLPLVADAAPAPLAGEAAPETGPAFPAEAPAYLYWQVLDRAGRPRLYEVVEVQQRAVLRVPRELLQPGEALRVHYRGYTLTYPTP, translated from the coding sequence TTGCGTCTTCAAGTACAGAAACTCCTGCGCCTGGCGGCCGGCCTGGGGGCAGCCAGCTTGCTGCCCGTGCTTGGCGCCGCCGGCCAGGCGCCGCCGGCTGCCGCACCGGCCCGCTACTGGGTCGTGTTCCGCGACAAAGCCGGCCAGCAGCTGGCGCCGGCCTCCTACTTCAGCACCCCGGCCCAAGCCCGCCGCCAGCGCCAGCACCTGCCCGCCGCCGACAGCACCGACTTTCCCGTGCGCCCCGATTACGTGGCCCAGGTGCGCGCCGCCGCAGACACCGTGACGCTGGTGAGCCGGTGGTTTAATGCCGTAGCCTGCCGCGCCACGCCGGCCCAGGCCGCCGCCCTGCGCCAGCTGCCCGGCGTGCGGCAGGTGCAGCCCTGGCCCGCCGCGCCCCTGCCCGTGGCGGCGCACCCGGCGCCGGCTTCTGCCGCCCGCCCCCTCACCGCCGCCGACCGCCAGCTGGCCCGGCGCCAGACCAGCAGCCTGGGCGCCGCCGAGCTGGGCCGGGCCGGCCTCCGCGGCCGGGGCCTGCGCATTGCCGTGTTCGACGTGGGCTTTCTGGGCACCGACCGTCACCCGGCCTTTGCCCACCTCTACCGGCGCGGGGCCGTGGTGGCTACCTACGACTTTTTGCGTCACTCGCCGCAGGTGTACTTGGGCGGCAGCCACGGCACCAAAGTGCTGTCGTGTTTGGCGGGCCGCCTGCCTGGGCCCGACAGCACCGCCCTGGGCCTGGCTCCCGACGCCGAGTTTCTGCTGGCCCGCACCGAGCACCTGCACCGCGAGCAGTACGCCGAGGAAGAAGCCTGGCTGGCCGCTGCCGAGTGGGCCGACCGCCAGGGCGCCGACATCATCAACTCCTCGCTGGGCTACACCGACCGGCGCTACTTTCCGGAGCAGATGGATGGCCGCACCAGCCTGGTAGCCCGCGCCGCCGAGCTGGCTGTGCGCAAGGGCATGCTGGTGGTGAATGCCGCCGGCAACGCCGGCGACGACCCGCGCTGGCGCATCATCGGCACTCCCGCCGATGGCGACTCGGTGCTGGCCGTGGGCGGCCTCGACCCGGCTACGTACCTGCACATCGACTTCAGCTCCTACGGGCCCGCGCCGGGCAAGCGCCTGAAACCCAACGTGGCGGCCTTCGGCGAAGTGGTAGCTGCCGCCTCGAACGGGGGCTACGAGCGTATCCAGGGCACTTCGTTTGCCAGTCCGCTGGTGGCGGGGTTTGCGGCCTGCGTGTGGCAGCAGCAGCGCGGCCTTACCGTCATGCAGCTGTTTGAGCGGTTGCAGCAGTCGGCCACGCTCTACCCGTACTTCGACTACGCCCACGGCTACGGCCTGCCCCAGGCCCGCTTTTTCACCCAGCCGCCTGCGGCACCCGCGTTGCCCACTTTCGATATTACCCCCCAGGATTCGGTGCTGGCCGTGGTGATTCGGCCGGAAGCGGCCCGGACCCAGCCAGCCGTGTTGCCTCTGGTAGCCGACGCGGCGCCCGCGCCCCTGGCCGGGGAGGCGGCCCCCGAAACCGGTCCTGCCTTCCCCGCCGAGGCGCCGGCGTATCTGTACTGGCAGGTGCTGGACCGGGCCGGCCGCCCGCGGCTGTACGAAGTGGTGGAGGTGCAGCAGCGGGCCGTGCTGCGCGTGCCTCGGGAGTTGCTGCAGCCTGGTGAGGCCCTGCGGGTGCACTACCGGGGCTACACCCTCACGTATCCTACCCCATGA
- a CDS encoding 2'-5' RNA ligase family protein, which translates to MDLYLVVVLLPEPVHGQVWELKQQVHQRTGSRNAVRLPPHITLVPPTRQPPAFAAKAAAVLRRFAAGQAPCPLELHDFAWFGQRTLYVRVLPGPVQQLHAALAAWLAQELPAVPAPTRPFVPHVTLATRDLPAEHVPGLRRDFAARTYRATCLAEQLVLFRHDGQQWVPLQHCALGAAAAA; encoded by the coding sequence ATGGACCTGTACCTCGTGGTAGTGCTGCTGCCGGAGCCGGTGCACGGGCAGGTGTGGGAGCTGAAGCAGCAGGTGCACCAGCGCACGGGCAGCCGCAACGCCGTGCGCCTGCCCCCGCACATTACCCTGGTGCCGCCCACCCGGCAGCCGCCCGCATTTGCCGCCAAAGCTGCCGCCGTGCTGCGGCGCTTTGCGGCCGGGCAAGCGCCGTGCCCGCTAGAGCTGCACGATTTTGCGTGGTTTGGGCAGCGCACCCTTTACGTGCGGGTGCTGCCCGGCCCGGTGCAGCAGCTGCACGCCGCGCTGGCCGCCTGGCTGGCCCAGGAGCTGCCGGCAGTGCCCGCCCCAACCCGGCCGTTTGTGCCCCACGTTACGCTGGCCACCCGCGACCTGCCCGCCGAGCACGTGCCCGGCCTGCGCCGCGACTTTGCCGCCCGCACCTACCGCGCTACCTGCCTAGCCGAGCAGCTGGTTTTGTTTCGGCACGACGGGCAGCAATGGGTACCGCTGCAACACTGCGCGCTGGGGGCTGCGGCAGCCGCTTAG
- a CDS encoding M28 family peptidase, whose amino-acid sequence MLVATFRRLLWAGLTLTVLPAAAQTAATTDSVNIRRLYDEALARGQSYDNLRHLCTRIGGRLSGSPQAEQAVQWGKVTMEMLGLDRVYLQEVMVPHWVRGAKEKAVVRGAKGKGLDLAVCALGGSVGTGGKLRAQVVEVQSLQELAALPAEKVKGKFVLFNRPMNPLYIETGQAYGEAGDQRRAGPSAAARRGAVGALVRSLTLAHDDYPHTGSLRYDDQVAKVPAAALSTNSADQLSQLLKADPDLTVELEMSCQTLPDVKSYNVVGEIKGSKYPDEIITVGGHLDSWDLAQGAHDDGTGCVQSMEVLRLLKATGLRPERTVRAVLFMNEENGVRGGNKYAELAKAAGEKHLAAMESDGGGFTPRGFNIEADAATVRRVRQWQPLLRPYGSTNWTPGHAGTDIGPLKSQARVLIGYDCDSQRYFDLHHTAADTFDKVNRRELELGGASMAALVYLLSKYGL is encoded by the coding sequence ATGCTAGTTGCTACTTTCCGCCGCCTGCTCTGGGCCGGCCTCACGCTCACGGTCCTGCCCGCCGCGGCCCAAACGGCCGCCACCACCGATTCCGTCAACATCCGCCGCCTCTACGACGAGGCCCTGGCCCGCGGGCAGAGCTACGACAACCTGCGCCACCTCTGCACCCGCATCGGGGGGCGCCTGAGCGGCTCGCCCCAGGCCGAGCAGGCCGTGCAGTGGGGCAAGGTTACGATGGAAATGCTGGGCCTCGACCGGGTGTATTTGCAGGAGGTAATGGTGCCGCACTGGGTGCGCGGGGCCAAGGAAAAGGCCGTGGTGCGCGGTGCTAAGGGCAAGGGCCTCGACCTGGCCGTGTGCGCCCTGGGTGGCTCGGTGGGCACGGGCGGCAAGCTCCGGGCCCAGGTGGTGGAGGTGCAGAGCCTGCAAGAGCTGGCCGCTTTGCCCGCCGAGAAAGTGAAAGGCAAGTTTGTGCTGTTCAACCGGCCCATGAACCCGCTCTACATCGAAACCGGCCAAGCCTACGGGGAAGCCGGCGACCAGCGCCGCGCCGGCCCCTCGGCCGCCGCCCGCCGCGGAGCCGTGGGGGCCCTGGTGCGCAGCCTCACTCTGGCCCACGACGACTACCCCCACACGGGCTCCTTGCGCTACGACGACCAAGTGGCCAAGGTGCCGGCCGCGGCGCTCAGCACCAACAGCGCCGACCAACTCAGCCAGCTGCTCAAAGCCGACCCCGACCTGACCGTGGAGCTGGAAATGAGCTGCCAGACCCTGCCCGACGTGAAAAGCTACAACGTAGTGGGCGAAATCAAGGGCTCGAAGTACCCCGACGAAATCATTACCGTGGGCGGCCACCTCGACTCCTGGGACCTGGCCCAGGGCGCCCACGACGACGGCACGGGCTGCGTGCAGAGCATGGAGGTGCTGCGCCTGCTCAAGGCCACCGGCCTGCGGCCCGAGCGGACGGTGCGGGCCGTGCTGTTTATGAACGAGGAAAACGGGGTGCGCGGCGGCAACAAGTACGCCGAGCTGGCCAAAGCGGCCGGCGAAAAGCACCTGGCTGCAATGGAATCCGACGGGGGCGGGTTTACGCCGCGGGGCTTCAACATTGAGGCCGATGCGGCCACAGTGCGCCGCGTGCGGCAGTGGCAGCCCCTGCTGCGGCCCTACGGCAGCACCAACTGGACCCCCGGCCACGCCGGCACCGACATCGGCCCGCTGAAAAGCCAGGCCCGCGTCCTCATCGGCTACGACTGCGACTCGCAGCGCTACTTCGACCTGCACCACACCGCCGCCGACACCTTCGACAAGGTAAACCGCCGGGAGCTGGAGCTGGGCGGCGCCAGCATGGCCGCCCTCGTGTACCTGCTCAGCAAGTACGGCCTGTAG
- a CDS encoding OmpA/MotB family protein, whose protein sequence is MRSTFLQPVLAALLATGLLGTSACVSQKKYAALQTQYTDLTKAREQLQAEKTALEQDKARSEEALRTSLLSKNQQVSQLNASLSGAQQENSQLSADLRTKEQRIADMQRILDQKDAAVKALRQKVGDALLGFNAQDLQVNVRNGKVYVSLSEQLLFKSGSTKVDPKGQEALRKLATALKGNQDVNVLVEGHTDNVPVARGTAGMRDNWDLSVLRATEITRILTEAGLSAAQVTPSGRSQYVPVAQNDTPQNKALNRRTEIILTPKLDELFQILEQN, encoded by the coding sequence ATGCGCTCTACCTTCCTGCAACCTGTTCTGGCGGCCCTGCTGGCCACGGGCCTGCTCGGCACCTCGGCCTGCGTTTCCCAGAAAAAATACGCCGCCCTGCAAACCCAATACACCGACCTGACCAAGGCCCGCGAGCAGCTACAGGCCGAGAAAACGGCCCTGGAGCAGGACAAAGCCCGCAGCGAAGAAGCCCTGCGCACCAGCCTGCTCAGCAAAAACCAGCAAGTCAGCCAGCTGAACGCCAGCCTGAGTGGGGCCCAGCAGGAAAACTCCCAGCTGTCGGCCGACCTGCGCACCAAAGAGCAGCGCATCGCCGACATGCAGCGCATCCTCGACCAGAAGGACGCCGCCGTGAAGGCCCTGCGCCAGAAAGTCGGCGACGCGCTGCTGGGCTTCAACGCCCAGGACCTCCAGGTAAACGTGCGCAACGGCAAGGTGTACGTGTCGTTGTCGGAGCAGCTGTTATTTAAGTCAGGCTCGACGAAAGTGGACCCCAAGGGCCAGGAAGCCCTGCGCAAGCTGGCCACCGCCCTCAAGGGCAACCAGGACGTGAACGTACTGGTGGAAGGCCACACCGACAACGTGCCCGTGGCCCGCGGCACGGCCGGTATGCGCGACAACTGGGACCTAAGCGTGCTGCGCGCCACCGAAATTACGCGCATCCTGACCGAAGCCGGCCTGTCGGCGGCTCAGGTGACGCCCTCGGGCCGCAGCCAGTACGTGCCCGTCGCCCAGAACGACACCCCCCAAAACAAGGCCCTCAACCGCCGCACCGAAATTATTCTGACGCCCAAGCTCGATGAGCTATTTCAAATTCTGGAGCAGAATTAG